One window from the genome of Gimesia aquarii encodes:
- a CDS encoding carboxylesterase family protein — MKISKFTVGTIIVWGLVNIGLVAVIPSYDDEDKTEIILTPDIISKFDSLHTQVVSAKSNALINLQARLLKPDRIEESKKYPLVVSLHGAGERGSDNQQQLKYLPQQMTTDPWRETYACFLLAPQCPSNMNWSSSAILADSSEEKDQNLLDQIHKMILDVTSKYPIDKRRVYITGYSMGGFGTWDMIARYPDTFAAAVPVCGGGNPKTVSRFFEMPIWVVHGDADQIIPVSASRDMVDALQKAGGCPIYKELRGVTHNSWTHAYTYQSDMLTWLFKQEKK; from the coding sequence ATGAAAATTTCAAAATTCACTGTTGGAACCATCATCGTGTGGGGCCTTGTGAATATAGGATTGGTTGCAGTCATTCCATCGTATGATGATGAAGATAAAACTGAAATCATTTTGACTCCAGATATTATCAGTAAGTTCGACTCTCTTCACACTCAGGTTGTTTCAGCTAAATCAAATGCTCTGATCAATCTTCAAGCAAGGTTGTTAAAACCAGATCGAATAGAAGAAAGCAAGAAATACCCTCTTGTCGTTTCATTGCATGGGGCCGGCGAGCGGGGAAGTGACAATCAACAACAACTCAAATATTTGCCTCAGCAAATGACAACAGATCCCTGGAGGGAGACCTATGCCTGTTTTCTTCTCGCTCCCCAGTGCCCAAGTAATATGAACTGGTCATCGTCAGCAATCCTGGCAGATTCTTCAGAAGAGAAAGATCAGAATCTGTTGGATCAGATTCACAAGATGATTCTGGATGTTACCAGTAAATATCCAATAGATAAAAGGAGAGTCTACATTACGGGATATTCGATGGGAGGCTTTGGAACGTGGGATATGATCGCTCGTTATCCTGATACTTTTGCAGCAGCTGTTCCGGTCTGCGGAGGAGGAAATCCAAAGACTGTGTCCCGTTTCTTTGAGATGCCCATTTGGGTCGTTCATGGAGATGCAGATCAGATCATACCAGTTTCTGCTTCAAGAGATATGGTCGATGCACTTCAAAAAGCGGGAGGTTGCCCGATTTACAAAGAGTTACGGGGAGTGACGCACAATAGTTGGACTCATGCATATACATATCAGTCCGACATGCTGACATGGTTATTCAAACAGGAAAAAAAGTAA